The DNA sequence TCATCTTTCTCAGGCGTAGCTTCCTTAGCTTGAACCGCGCCATTGCTCATATGTTGCATTAATGTTAAAGCTTGAGCATATTCATTAATCTCCGAGTCAGTAGTGACAACAGCAGCATCCTTCATTGGTTGACCAATAGGGAGATCAGGTTGATCAGTTTGGTTATTTTTGATCTCTTCTCTTCCATACATTCTAACAAGAGGAGCCACGTCGTTTTCTGGAGTGACCGGTTTGACTCTGTCCGGTATGAACACGAGACCTCTGAGTTTGATGTCACTGTCTTTAACCTTAACGTTCAGGA is a window from the Camelina sativa cultivar DH55 unplaced genomic scaffold, Cs unpScaffold08629, whole genome shotgun sequence genome containing:
- the LOC104775096 gene encoding uncharacterized protein LOC104775096 — encoded protein: LNVKVKDSDIKLRGLVFIPDRVKPVTPENDVAPLVRMYGREEIKNNQTDQPDLPIGQPMKDAAVVTTDSEINEYAQALTLMQHMSNGAVQAKEATPEKDEVMEEAATRLVEFFSNPVRNSVTAQAPSPVVVQK